Proteins from a genomic interval of Methanolacinia paynteri:
- a CDS encoding type IV pilin: MNFLKVKPGHREDAVSPVVGVMLMLVVTIIIAAVVSGFAGGLVGGTSQKAPLLTMDVKISNTGSYIGSGFSATVTSVSDPISTKDIKIATSWKVTDSATGDVTSGGSTTTPLVLNVRCPRSNNSCAPYGYGPGVSSSSGGQSLTSAYKNPDQHFGNYSLVQGTGLVAYPYGSCSDDAIGSSTGMSDEGGYGVVDDYSYTPGGLYWNNYDSAQAVLGTGWESLRLGDTVNVKVIHIPTGKVIFEKDVSVTEG, encoded by the coding sequence ATGAATTTTCTAAAGGTAAAACCGGGGCATAGAGAAGACGCTGTGTCTCCCGTTGTCGGTGTAATGCTGATGCTGGTTGTCACCATCATCATTGCAGCGGTAGTAAGCGGGTTTGCAGGCGGCCTTGTGGGAGGAACGAGCCAAAAGGCGCCTCTGCTTACAATGGACGTAAAGATTTCGAATACTGGAAGCTATATAGGGAGTGGATTTTCGGCAACCGTCACGAGTGTCAGCGATCCTATTTCAACGAAGGACATTAAGATCGCGACTTCCTGGAAGGTTACAGACAGTGCCACAGGTGACGTGACCTCCGGAGGGAGCACCACAACACCTCTTGTTCTAAACGTAAGGTGCCCCAGAAGTAACAACAGCTGTGCTCCGTACGGGTACGGCCCGGGTGTAAGCTCGTCTTCGGGTGGCCAGTCCCTGACAAGTGCTTACAAAAACCCTGATCAGCACTTTGGAAATTACTCGCTTGTACAGGGAACAGGGCTTGTTGCGTACCCATACGGCAGTTGTTCTGACGATGCCATCGGCTCGTCTACCGGTATGAGTGACGAAGGTGGTTACGGCGTCGTTGATGACTATTCATACACTCCCGGGGGTTTATACTGGAACAATTATGATTCTGCGCAGGCCGTGCTCGGTACCGGATGGGAATCACTGAGACTTGGAGATACCGTGAACGTCAAAGTGATCCACATCCCGACCGGGAAAGTGATCTTCGAAAAGGATGTCTCGGTTACGGAGGGCTAA
- a CDS encoding DUF7226 domain-containing protein — translation MEKNNPGTDRYDAGKQNLRESSFDIDSGSYIDLDEMLISVQKDPLNPVRVPFPQANDLDKILDVVVSFNENRKTSEQISKHLKFHGRQGDYYANAAVYLGLLARDQYSVGSFVLTGLGKEIKRCPIRICRTRILFVQLLKKPVFRSTLILLRDYDYDVSKISKDDIAHIIMENYMGYSLTTSKRRASTVINWMNWACHNFKFKS, via the coding sequence ATGGAAAAAAATAATCCGGGAACAGATCGTTATGATGCCGGTAAACAAAATTTGCGGGAGTCTTCTTTCGATATCGATTCCGGATCATATATCGATCTTGATGAAATGCTTATCTCAGTACAAAAAGATCCTTTGAATCCCGTCAGGGTACCGTTTCCGCAGGCAAATGATCTTGATAAGATCCTTGATGTAGTAGTTTCTTTCAATGAAAACCGGAAAACGAGTGAGCAGATATCAAAGCATCTTAAATTTCACGGACGACAGGGCGACTATTATGCAAATGCCGCGGTATATCTTGGACTATTGGCAAGGGATCAGTATTCGGTCGGTTCATTCGTTTTGACAGGGCTTGGAAAAGAGATTAAACGCTGTCCGATCAGGATATGCAGGACCCGGATATTATTCGTTCAACTGCTGAAAAAACCGGTTTTTCGCTCGACGCTGATTCTGCTTAGAGATTATGATTACGATGTAAGTAAGATTTCAAAGGATGACATAGCTCATATCATAATGGAGAATTACATGGGCTATAGCCTGACAACAAGCAAAAGAAGGGCCTCTACAGTTATAAACTGGATGAACTGGGCCTGTCATAATTTTAAATTTAAGTCTTAA
- a CDS encoding FecCD family ABC transporter permease, translating into MSDPENNERILPNYRLRFVVLVAAVCFCALFSLGVGRFSISMPDVVMILTSNILSIINASPIEETWDYAMNSVVMNIRLPRILAALLVGAALSTAGAAYQGMFQNPLVSPDILGASAGAGFGASLAIFLSLGSGAVTMFAFTGAITAVGVAYCISRLTKGSPILGMVLAGILVGSLFSASLSYIKLIADTTEQLPAITYWLMGSLSASTMSDVFYAGPLIIAGLIPLVLLKWRLNILTLGEDEAKSMGVNTRLLRVVVIACATLITAVAVAISGIIGWVGLVIPHFCRMVFGYDYRLIIPASIFMGGGFLLLVDDFARTMASIEVPLGILTAFVGGPIFAYLLIVNGRRS; encoded by the coding sequence ATGAGCGATCCCGAAAATAATGAGAGAATACTCCCGAATTACCGGTTAAGGTTTGTAGTCCTTGTTGCCGCAGTTTGTTTCTGTGCCCTTTTCTCGCTTGGAGTCGGGCGTTTTTCCATCAGCATGCCCGATGTTGTGATGATTCTTACTTCAAATATTCTCTCGATAATAAACGCATCTCCTATTGAAGAAACATGGGACTATGCGATGAATAGTGTCGTGATGAATATCCGCCTTCCGAGAATTCTTGCTGCATTACTTGTCGGTGCGGCTTTATCTACTGCAGGTGCGGCATACCAGGGAATGTTTCAGAATCCGTTGGTCTCCCCTGACATTCTCGGTGCATCGGCAGGAGCGGGTTTCGGGGCATCTCTTGCAATTTTTCTCTCCCTTGGAAGCGGTGCTGTAACCATGTTTGCTTTTACAGGCGCCATCACCGCGGTAGGTGTCGCATATTGCATAAGCCGGCTTACCAAAGGGTCCCCTATTTTAGGAATGGTTCTTGCAGGTATTCTTGTAGGAAGTCTTTTTTCGGCTTCGCTTTCCTATATCAAGTTGATCGCCGATACCACCGAGCAGCTTCCGGCGATAACATACTGGCTCATGGGAAGTCTCTCGGCTTCGACGATGTCAGATGTTTTTTACGCCGGACCGCTGATCATTGCCGGACTGATACCGCTTGTTCTCCTTAAATGGAGGCTGAACATCCTGACCCTCGGGGAGGACGAGGCGAAGAGCATGGGGGTGAATACCAGGCTCCTGCGTGTTGTCGTCATCGCATGTGCAACTCTCATCACTGCGGTTGCCGTGGCCATATCGGGGATAATCGGGTGGGTAGGCCTTGTAATTCCACATTTCTGCCGGATGGTCTTTGGGTATGACTACAGGCTGATCATTCCGGCGTCCATATTCATGGGCGGCGGTTTCCTCCTGCTGGTCGACGATTTTGCACGGACGATGGCATCGATCGAGGTTCCACTGGGAATCCTTACCGCATTCGTCGGCGGGCCGATCTTTGCATACCTTTTGATTGTCAACGGGAGGCGATCATGA
- a CDS encoding ABC transporter ATP-binding protein has product MTLEVENLTFSYGKNLRDVLCDVSFSAKDGDLLAVLGPNGVGKSTMFRCILGFLRNYSGSVFLEGADIKTLDHKQIAKKIAYIPQSTFPVFNFTVLDVVLMGLTNQISILSEPKQQHVDEAYEAMKSLGIAHLKNAGYGEISGGERQLALIARALVQKAKILIMDEPTANLDYGNQWRVMRRIVNLAKDGYIVILSTHNPDHAFLYANRVLMIQGGKVIADGAPEDVMTADLIQNVYGVSVCIEDYENVRRTHKICIPRDE; this is encoded by the coding sequence ATGACACTTGAGGTTGAAAATCTGACGTTTTCCTACGGGAAAAATCTCAGGGATGTGTTATGCGATGTCTCGTTTTCTGCAAAGGATGGGGATCTTCTTGCAGTTCTGGGACCTAACGGGGTCGGGAAGAGCACGATGTTTCGCTGCATTCTCGGGTTCCTGAGAAATTATTCGGGCTCTGTTTTCCTGGAAGGAGCCGATATAAAAACACTTGATCACAAGCAGATTGCAAAGAAGATTGCATATATTCCGCAGTCGACTTTTCCTGTGTTCAACTTCACTGTTCTGGATGTCGTCCTTATGGGGCTTACAAACCAGATCAGTATCCTCTCCGAGCCGAAGCAGCAGCATGTCGACGAGGCGTACGAGGCGATGAAAAGTCTCGGAATCGCCCACCTGAAGAATGCAGGTTACGGGGAGATCTCCGGGGGGGAACGGCAGCTTGCACTTATTGCCCGTGCTCTTGTCCAGAAGGCAAAGATATTGATCATGGACGAGCCGACCGCGAATCTGGACTACGGAAACCAGTGGAGGGTAATGAGGAGGATTGTGAATCTTGCAAAGGACGGGTATATCGTGATTCTTTCCACCCATAATCCTGATCATGCATTTCTCTATGCAAATCGTGTTCTGATGATCCAGGGAGGGAAGGTGATTGCGGACGGTGCTCCCGAGGATGTAATGACCGCCGATCTGATCCAGAATGTATACGGGGTGAGCGTGTGCATCGAAGACTACGAGAATGTCCGGCGTACTCATAAGATCTGTATTCCGCGCGATGAGTAG
- a CDS encoding type IV pilin N-terminal domain-containing protein, which translates to MKNENAVSPVVGVMLMLVVTIIIAAVVSGFAGGLVGNSQNAPTATAEIDIKNGGDSSNSYFSIKILGVSEPIHTKNLKIVTSWTTKDRDSGETISGGNTILAGSVNVSVGESGLNIASYSVPTGYGVGIAEWANSTFHPPGAQWGNYTLMAGTTLQDSPSGDYSDYEYNHASDRYDAMQEILGENWCNLGAGDTVNVRIIHVASGKSIINKQVSVEE; encoded by the coding sequence ATGAAGAACGAAAATGCGGTTTCACCCGTTGTGGGCGTCATGCTAATGCTGGTTGTGACGATTATCATCGCAGCGGTAGTGAGCGGTTTTGCAGGTGGTCTTGTAGGGAATTCACAAAATGCCCCAACGGCCACAGCAGAGATCGACATAAAAAATGGAGGAGATTCTTCTAACTCCTACTTTTCGATAAAGATACTTGGTGTCAGTGAACCAATCCACACGAAAAACCTGAAGATTGTGACATCATGGACTACAAAAGACAGGGATTCTGGTGAAACAATTAGTGGTGGAAATACAATTCTTGCAGGGTCCGTTAACGTCAGTGTGGGAGAATCCGGCTTGAATATAGCTTCGTATTCTGTTCCTACCGGTTATGGTGTTGGGATAGCTGAATGGGCGAACAGTACTTTTCATCCTCCCGGAGCTCAGTGGGGCAATTACACCTTAATGGCCGGTACAACATTACAGGACAGTCCGTCAGGCGATTATTCAGACTATGAATATAATCATGCTTCTGACAGATATGATGCCATGCAGGAAATTCTTGGAGAGAATTGGTGTAATCTTGGAGCAGGTGACACCGTTAATGTACGCATTATTCATGTTGCCTCAGGAAAGTCAATTATCAACAAGCAAGTCTCTGTGGAGGAGTAG
- a CDS encoding type IV pilin N-terminal domain-containing protein: MQGKSFNSESGVSPVVGVMLMLVVTLIIAAIVSGFAGGLVGETSKLPQATISGTYSQSNGMTISHNGGDAIPITTTTVYVRPTKSFGADADKYAWEVNKSIIVTTGDDKKAWAKNADLSLNVTKSFIAGDTVRISADNLSYVQERPDGTTDYLDPNLGFKNSENIGLSFTIELQDSGGTTIAETTVSISG, encoded by the coding sequence ATGCAGGGAAAAAGCTTTAATTCTGAATCTGGGGTATCTCCTGTTGTCGGTGTTATGCTGATGCTTGTTGTAACTCTGATTATTGCAGCGATTGTTTCCGGTTTTGCAGGTGGTTTAGTCGGTGAGACTTCAAAACTTCCTCAGGCAACAATTTCAGGAACATATAGCCAGTCGAACGGAATGACAATTTCTCATAACGGTGGAGATGCAATCCCTATCACCACTACAACAGTATATGTCCGTCCGACAAAATCATTCGGAGCGGATGCTGATAAATACGCCTGGGAAGTAAACAAAAGTATCATTGTAACTACGGGTGATGATAAGAAAGCATGGGCCAAAAATGCAGATTTGAGCCTCAATGTCACGAAGTCCTTTATTGCAGGAGATACTGTAAGAATATCTGCCGATAATCTTTCATATGTTCAGGAACGGCCTGATGGAACTACTGATTATCTAGATCCTAATCTTGGATTTAAAAACTCCGAAAATATCGGTCTTTCATTTACTATTGAGCTTCAGGACTCAGGCGGAACAACAATTGCAGAGACTACAGTTTCAATATCAGGATAG
- a CDS encoding type IV pilin N-terminal domain-containing protein — MKKERLLKFIDDSAVSPVVGVMLMLVVTIIIAAVVSGFAGNMGANSAQAPQLSMDVKIVNSGYWQSSYFKAVVTGVDKPIDTADLKIVTSWAKGLINGDAVEGGTDIVPGERNFNVTYSMNPWSNYELWQSVCPQGYGPGVGLNGTENANFWPYERTVNSPDYSKNGDPKATMAEIESGNLTNYSWFGNYKLQAGTIMFARPFGGDKGGQATGGGSFDVGYGITPQDSGNTGGGRYYYAYGYSARTGGTKATFDETSVDQMMAVLGDDWNLLRAGDTVNMKVIYTPTGSVIWQKNIQVEG, encoded by the coding sequence ATGAAGAAAGAAAGATTATTGAAATTTATTGATGATTCAGCTGTATCCCCTGTTGTCGGCGTTATGCTGATGCTTGTTGTTACAATAATTATTGCAGCTGTTGTTAGTGGTTTTGCCGGGAATATGGGGGCAAATTCGGCTCAGGCTCCGCAGCTCTCAATGGACGTAAAGATCGTGAATTCGGGTTACTGGCAGTCCAGTTATTTTAAAGCTGTAGTTACCGGAGTTGACAAGCCGATAGACACAGCCGATCTTAAAATCGTAACATCGTGGGCGAAGGGGCTTATCAACGGAGATGCCGTCGAGGGTGGTACAGATATCGTGCCGGGTGAAAGAAATTTCAATGTTACATATAGCATGAATCCATGGTCTAACTATGAGCTTTGGCAGTCTGTATGTCCTCAGGGATATGGGCCCGGAGTCGGGTTGAACGGAACAGAAAATGCCAATTTCTGGCCTTATGAACGGACGGTGAATTCACCTGATTATTCTAAAAACGGTGATCCTAAAGCTACGATGGCTGAAATAGAATCTGGAAATTTGACCAATTATTCCTGGTTTGGGAATTACAAACTGCAGGCGGGAACTATTATGTTTGCCAGGCCCTTTGGCGGTGATAAAGGAGGTCAGGCTACAGGAGGAGGCAGTTTTGATGTAGGATACGGCATAACTCCGCAGGATTCCGGAAATACAGGTGGCGGAAGATATTATTATGCCTACGGATATTCGGCGAGGACGGGCGGCACAAAAGCCACATTTGATGAAACGAGTGTTGATCAGATGATGGCTGTTCTTGGAGATGACTGGAATCTGCTCCGTGCGGGTGATACAGTTAATATGAAAGTCATTTACACGCCCACCGGTAGCGTGATCTGGCAGAAAAATATCCAGGTGGAGGGCTAA
- a CDS encoding type IV pilin N-terminal domain-containing protein — protein sequence MEFSEINETAVSPVVGVMLMLVVTIIIAAVVSGFAGGFSSSDDSTPNAVISGAYSLSTDVLTITHEGGDQLSTQKITIKLQQNDDDFGGYQSLFSQLGTTGAGLNMLNKSEITNVEGTVWQNPITGQYTVPVFRPGETMFYPAGISGPLGSDAVGKSLILEVDSTDGKLISKSKVMIDT from the coding sequence ATGGAATTTTCAGAGATAAATGAAACCGCTGTGTCCCCTGTTGTCGGGGTAATGCTTATGCTTGTAGTGACAATCATAATTGCTGCGGTGGTGAGCGGTTTTGCAGGGGGATTTAGTAGTTCAGACGATTCAACACCAAATGCAGTAATTTCAGGTGCATATTCTTTGTCTACAGATGTTCTTACGATAACCCACGAGGGCGGAGATCAACTTTCAACTCAAAAGATAACGATCAAACTTCAGCAGAACGATGATGACTTCGGAGGGTACCAGAGTTTGTTTTCCCAGTTGGGAACTACAGGAGCAGGACTAAATATGCTGAACAAATCTGAAATTACAAATGTTGAAGGGACTGTCTGGCAAAATCCCATAACCGGTCAGTATACGGTTCCGGTCTTCAGGCCCGGAGAAACTATGTTTTATCCGGCTGGAATTTCCGGTCCATTAGGCAGTGATGCGGTTGGAAAATCATTAATACTTGAGGTTGATTCAACCGATGGCAAACTTATTTCAAAAAGTAAGGTGATGATTGATACATAG
- a CDS encoding class I SAM-dependent methyltransferase — translation MDESVDPFWKTKEKALEYNEFAKKVFSGIYPLIAEQMLERTKITQGKCLDIGCGPASLSIAVAKQSDLQISSLDISPEMYEIALANIRDECLSDRIMPVTGDVHNIPFDDLTFDLVISRGSYHFWDDFSLAIMEICRVLRSDGKAYIGGGYGSSEIRDEVLASRKERGIVDDPVKPVRPRFKKFRQGEIEESIESAGIKDYSIINDDTGFWMLIRKNR, via the coding sequence ATGGATGAATCAGTAGACCCTTTCTGGAAGACAAAAGAAAAGGCTCTCGAGTATAATGAATTTGCAAAGAAAGTATTCTCAGGGATCTATCCTTTGATCGCGGAGCAGATGCTGGAGAGGACAAAGATCACGCAGGGAAAATGCCTTGACATCGGCTGCGGTCCTGCTTCCCTTTCGATAGCAGTTGCAAAGCAGTCGGACCTTCAGATCTCGTCGCTTGATATTTCACCGGAGATGTATGAGATCGCCCTTGCAAACATCAGGGATGAATGTCTCTCGGACAGGATTATGCCTGTCACGGGTGATGTCCACAATATTCCTTTTGATGATCTGACATTTGATCTTGTAATCAGCAGGGGGTCATACCACTTCTGGGATGATTTCTCACTTGCGATAATGGAGATATGCAGGGTCTTGAGATCGGATGGAAAAGCCTACATTGGCGGTGGGTACGGAAGCTCTGAAATTCGTGACGAAGTCCTTGCGTCAAGAAAGGAAAGGGGAATAGTCGATGATCCGGTAAAGCCTGTGAGGCCAAGATTTAAAAAGTTCAGGCAGGGAGAGATCGAAGAATCAATCGAATCTGCAGGAATTAAGGATTATTCAATAATAAATGATGATACCGGCTTTTGGATGCTTATTAGAAAAAACAGATGA
- a CDS encoding Rossmann-like domain-containing protein, whose translation MDIMDGTKSHSILKKGYIKLKDEYRRLNMPEPVVKYFGINPGWNAVIGTQGCCGVAMSFQDNNPQYGDDQTYQDLKYLKSCVGRSLFEFADENIRESRLSRHSVALAALNALSQPFVTDEMLNGKGYKTGFEVKDMVRPDDNLVIVGYGGLVKSYAGRCRELHVTDQRPVETFRTTIIGNDVIEGPLGITVHPAEENKEVLENADIAIITGSTLVNGTFEEVFEYAKNARLRAIYGSSAQLIPDALFENNVDIAMSVAISDPQKFEYDVLNAPDMETALRKHQRKYNTGCI comes from the coding sequence ATGGATATTATGGACGGGACAAAATCACACTCAATACTAAAAAAGGGCTATATAAAGTTAAAAGATGAATACCGGCGGCTGAATATGCCTGAACCGGTTGTCAAATATTTTGGAATCAATCCGGGATGGAATGCAGTCATCGGAACACAGGGCTGCTGCGGAGTTGCGATGAGTTTTCAGGACAACAACCCGCAATATGGGGATGACCAGACGTACCAGGACCTCAAATACCTTAAATCATGTGTAGGCCGGTCCCTTTTTGAGTTTGCAGATGAGAACATCCGCGAAAGCCGCCTAAGCCGCCACTCGGTTGCTCTCGCGGCTCTCAACGCGTTATCCCAGCCTTTTGTAACTGATGAGATGCTTAACGGCAAAGGGTACAAGACCGGATTTGAAGTGAAAGACATGGTAAGACCTGACGACAATCTTGTAATCGTAGGATACGGCGGCCTTGTCAAAAGTTATGCAGGGCGGTGCAGGGAGCTGCATGTCACAGATCAGCGGCCTGTTGAAACTTTCCGGACGACCATAATCGGGAATGATGTAATTGAAGGCCCTCTTGGAATTACCGTTCACCCGGCCGAAGAAAACAAAGAGGTTTTGGAGAATGCCGACATTGCAATAATTACCGGCTCAACACTCGTAAACGGTACATTTGAAGAAGTGTTTGAATATGCTAAAAATGCAAGATTACGTGCAATATACGGCTCCAGCGCCCAGCTGATTCCCGATGCTCTCTTTGAGAATAATGTAGACATCGCGATGTCGGTTGCGATAAGCGACCCTCAAAAATTTGAATACGATGTTTTAAACGCCCCGGATATGGAAACAGCGCTTAGAAAACACCAGAGGAAATATAATACCGGATGCATCTGA
- a CDS encoding class I SAM-dependent methyltransferase has protein sequence MHRCRKFDKSAKEDNYRKSRARIRAMDISPGSRILDIGAGPGTLAVPLSRITREVTAIEPSPGMLTCLGENILEFGISNLKVIEKKWEDVDLSADLSAPYDIVVASYSLGVPDLKEALLKMNDASCRYVYIFWFADMQSPWRRNYADIWEDLFGVPARERRPPNIIFNLLNQMGIYASVEVEKEENYSYFQSIDEAVADQSSGLKLKSGEQVEILREYLSEKLVHEKNRYVLKGISYQAKIWWEKDI, from the coding sequence TTGCACAGGTGCCGGAAATTTGACAAATCTGCAAAAGAGGATAATTACAGGAAATCACGGGCAAGAATACGGGCAATGGATATCAGTCCTGGTTCAAGGATCCTGGACATAGGTGCAGGGCCCGGGACACTGGCAGTGCCTCTGTCAAGAATCACCCGTGAAGTAACTGCTATTGAGCCGTCTCCCGGAATGCTCACATGCCTTGGAGAGAATATTCTGGAGTTCGGGATTAGTAATCTCAAAGTTATCGAGAAAAAGTGGGAGGATGTTGATCTGTCAGCAGACCTTTCAGCGCCATATGATATTGTAGTCGCATCATACTCGCTTGGTGTGCCCGATCTTAAGGAGGCGTTATTAAAAATGAATGACGCTTCCTGCAGGTATGTTTACATTTTCTGGTTTGCTGATATGCAGTCCCCCTGGCGGAGAAATTATGCTGATATCTGGGAAGACCTGTTCGGTGTTCCTGCACGCGAAAGACGGCCCCCTAATATTATCTTTAATCTCCTAAATCAAATGGGAATTTATGCCAGTGTTGAGGTTGAAAAGGAGGAGAACTACTCTTATTTTCAAAGCATTGACGAGGCGGTAGCCGACCAGTCATCAGGATTAAAACTTAAAAGCGGTGAGCAGGTTGAGATTCTCCGGGAATACCTGAGTGAAAAACTTGTACACGAAAAAAACCGCTATGTCCTGAAGGGCATTTCATACCAGGCAAAAATATGGTGGGAAAAAGATATTTGA
- a CDS encoding FmdE family protein, with protein sequence MAEDKSEFKILLEKAQTFHGGLCAGIVLGTRLTMIGMRELGMNPMERNKHLIVYVEIDRCLADAIQAITGCSLGHRTLKYKPYGKFAATYIDDRTGEGVRVQVLEKKRTEKTGADAMKEASRILLEAPEEDLFRFTKVHVDIPKGDMPGLPINRTRCTRCREMIVDDKEVIIDGEVLCANCAQGSYYSGIDS encoded by the coding sequence ATGGCAGAAGATAAATCGGAATTTAAGATTTTGCTTGAAAAAGCGCAAACGTTTCATGGCGGCTTATGTGCAGGAATTGTCCTTGGAACCCGCCTGACAATGATTGGAATGCGTGAACTGGGTATGAATCCGATGGAGAGAAATAAGCACCTTATCGTTTACGTTGAAATAGACAGATGCCTTGCAGATGCCATTCAGGCAATTACAGGCTGTTCACTGGGGCACAGAACCCTGAAATACAAGCCATACGGTAAATTTGCAGCTACATATATTGATGACAGGACAGGTGAAGGAGTAAGGGTTCAGGTATTGGAAAAGAAGCGGACAGAAAAAACAGGAGCTGATGCGATGAAAGAGGCTTCAAGAATACTGCTTGAAGCACCAGAAGAAGATCTCTTCAGGTTTACAAAAGTGCACGTGGATATTCCCAAAGGAGATATGCCCGGACTCCCAATTAACAGGACCCGCTGCACAAGGTGCCGGGAAATGATCGTTGACGACAAGGAAGTAATTATTGACGGGGAGGTACTCTGTGCAAACTGTGCACAGGGTTCTTATTATTCCGGAATTGATTCATAA
- a CDS encoding radical SAM protein, producing MSVADYAYPPILHLEPTTACNLKCSFCPRESLCSSDEYIKFEAFKQILDASKCRYLTLHGWGEPLMHEDLPSMIEYASAKRKLSVNFTTNATLLNRYGPELLGSGLDAIAFSMPTLENFTSLIENNIRDFITEKETSGDNLGLKTYVNIALMPENYGEISEMIRLAKDIGVDFVSFERSFPCDKEMYKMEKPVIAQIKRTAREIGCEVKLPPSHTTPCCLFKNTMFVRTNGDVAPCCYRTDVKLGNVFSDSFFKIMKNRVMFSKKMSRDEICKNCMI from the coding sequence ATGTCAGTGGCAGATTATGCTTATCCTCCGATACTTCATCTGGAGCCGACAACTGCGTGTAATCTGAAATGCAGTTTTTGCCCGCGTGAGTCTCTTTGCAGTTCGGATGAATACATAAAATTTGAAGCGTTTAAACAGATACTTGATGCTTCAAAATGCCGGTACCTTACATTACATGGATGGGGAGAACCTCTTATGCACGAGGATCTCCCCTCCATGATAGAATACGCCTCGGCAAAGAGGAAATTGTCTGTCAATTTTACAACCAATGCAACTCTTCTTAACAGGTATGGCCCGGAACTACTGGGCAGCGGTCTTGATGCAATAGCATTCAGCATGCCGACCCTGGAAAATTTTACATCACTGATTGAAAATAACATCCGGGATTTTATCACAGAAAAGGAAACGTCAGGAGATAATCTGGGCCTTAAGACTTATGTCAACATAGCCCTGATGCCTGAAAATTATGGTGAGATCTCTGAAATGATCCGGCTTGCGAAGGATATAGGGGTCGATTTTGTAAGTTTTGAGCGTTCTTTTCCGTGTGATAAAGAGATGTATAAGATGGAAAAGCCTGTAATTGCGCAGATAAAGAGAACTGCCCGTGAAATCGGGTGTGAGGTAAAACTTCCTCCTTCCCATACGACACCGTGTTGCCTGTTCAAAAACACGATGTTTGTCAGGACCAATGGTGATGTTGCACCGTGCTGTTACCGGACTGATGTAAAACTTGGAAATGTTTTTTCTGACAGTTTTTTTAAAATTATGAAAAACCGCGTGATGTTCTCAAAAAAGATGTCGAGAGATGAGATCTGTAAAAATTGTATGATTTAA
- a CDS encoding nucleotidyltransferase family protein, with protein sequence MAGNYKSIREEILKKLDANLPYIQQSFGIESIGIFGSVSRGEDTADSDIDVLISFSAGQATLSNLVNLGDYLEELFGRKVDLVTERALSSYIRQDVMSEIIRV encoded by the coding sequence ATGGCAGGTAATTATAAAAGCATAAGGGAGGAGATTTTAAAGAAACTTGATGCAAATCTGCCTTATATTCAACAGAGTTTTGGGATTGAATCTATCGGCATATTTGGTTCTGTCAGCAGGGGAGAGGACACCGCAGATAGTGATATCGATGTATTAATTTCATTTTCGGCCGGTCAGGCTACTCTTTCAAATCTGGTTAATCTGGGAGATTATTTGGAAGAACTATTCGGTCGAAAAGTAGATCTGGTTACCGAACGTGCTTTGAGTTCTTATATTCGTCAGGATGTTATGTCCGAGATAATCCGCGTATGA
- a CDS encoding HepT-like ribonuclease domain-containing protein: MDATESLTYEKLDADKIMQHVVQKSLEIIGEAAKNVSPELKAEYPEIHWSVIGKMGDRLTHGYFDVSWDIVWNVLNDDIPSLKSGISAIISDNEW, from the coding sequence TTGGATGCTACTGAATCTTTGACATATGAAAAACTGGATGCCGATAAAATAATGCAGCATGTCGTTCAGAAATCACTGGAAATTATTGGCGAGGCTGCAAAGAATGTATCTCCTGAGTTGAAAGCAGAATATCCTGAAATACACTGGTCGGTTATTGGAAAAATGGGGGACCGTCTGACGCATGGTTATTTTGATGTCAGCTGGGATATTGTGTGGAATGTTTTAAATGACGACATTCCTTCCTTAAAATCCGGGATTTCAGCAATAATATCTGATAATGAATGGTGA